One Pleurocapsa sp. PCC 7327 DNA segment encodes these proteins:
- a CDS encoding M20 family metallopeptidase has product MLSEIKDLAETLAPRLIEIRRHIHAHPELSGQEYQTAAYVAGVLSSCGVQVQEAVGKTGVVGNLQGNGSDARILAIRTDMDALPIQERADLEFASRKPGIMHACGHDVHTTVGLGVAMVLSQLTEPLPGNVRFLFQPAEEIAQGASWMIRDGAMRDVSAIFGVHVFPSIPARSVGIRYGVLTAAADDLEIFIQGESGHGARPHEAIDAIWIASQVITTLQQAISRTQNPLRPIVLTIGQISGGRAPNVIADRVRMAGTVRSLHPDTHANLPQWIERIVANVCNSYGAKYEMNYRRGVPSVQNDLTLTQLLETASREAWGSERVQLLTEPSLGAEDFSLYLEQAPGSMFRLGIGYPDKHNPPLHHPEFEVDESAIVTGVVTLAYAAYKYWQVVR; this is encoded by the coding sequence ATGCTCTCTGAGATTAAAGATTTAGCAGAAACCCTAGCGCCTCGATTGATTGAAATTCGCCGCCATATCCATGCCCATCCCGAATTAAGCGGACAGGAATATCAAACGGCTGCCTACGTCGCGGGGGTTTTGTCTTCCTGCGGCGTTCAGGTACAAGAAGCGGTAGGCAAAACAGGCGTTGTAGGAAACCTGCAAGGGAACGGCAGCGACGCTCGCATTTTGGCAATTCGCACCGATATGGATGCTCTGCCCATTCAGGAGAGAGCCGATCTAGAGTTCGCCTCTCGCAAACCCGGAATTATGCACGCCTGCGGTCATGACGTGCATACAACCGTAGGGTTGGGAGTGGCAATGGTGTTGTCTCAGCTTACAGAACCCCTGCCAGGAAATGTACGCTTTCTGTTTCAACCCGCCGAAGAAATCGCTCAGGGAGCTAGCTGGATGATTCGAGACGGGGCGATGCGAGATGTAAGTGCTATTTTTGGGGTTCACGTATTTCCTTCGATTCCAGCCCGTTCTGTGGGCATTCGCTATGGGGTACTGACGGCAGCGGCAGACGATTTAGAAATCTTTATTCAGGGAGAGTCGGGTCATGGGGCGCGTCCTCACGAAGCGATCGATGCCATTTGGATTGCCTCTCAGGTGATTACAACCCTACAGCAAGCTATCAGTCGCACGCAAAATCCCTTGCGTCCCATTGTCTTAACGATCGGACAAATTAGCGGCGGCAGGGCGCCAAATGTGATTGCCGATCGCGTGCGGATGGCGGGGACGGTGCGATCGCTTCATCCCGATACCCATGCCAATTTACCGCAGTGGATTGAAAGAATTGTCGCCAATGTCTGCAATAGCTATGGCGCGAAATACGAAATGAACTATCGTCGCGGCGTACCTTCAGTACAAAATGATTTAACTTTGACTCAGCTATTGGAAACTGCTAGCCGAGAGGCTTGGGGAAGCGAGCGCGTACAGCTTCTCACCGAACCGTCTTTGGGGGCAGAAGATTTTTCTCTCTATCTAGAACAAGCCCCCGGAAGCATGTTTCGTCTGGGGATAGGGTATCCCGACAAGCACAATCCTCCCTTGCATCATCCCGAATTTGAGGTGGATGAATCAGCGATCGTAACGGGGGTAGTAACGCTAGCTTATGCAGCTTATAAGTATTGGCAAGTAGTGCGATGA
- a CDS encoding GAF domain-containing sensor histidine kinase translates to MSRSRPLFIPPSSEFIALCQSQIALLTKGLKADWSAVYLAEEILGSADTHLIPIAIYPQTDSVWKSEACLSILPEVWNRVTASVPLLLGSSVDEISQSHRETEIDTSKALWEVFYPEGQHQMVFPLMDEDRVMGLLVTGRKKRQWKENELGQIEQIAKTIALACLLDRRQSWYQQQLSQQYRIRRLEKDRLDSLLHQLRNPLTALRTFGKLLLKRLLPEDRNQSVVQGILRESDRLRELLQEFEADIDATADDTNAVTLETNALSLPAAASVGDSPSLLLGNSLSLKATKVKDVLEPLLDSARAIAQEKDIHLSADLCATLPPVQANSKALREVLSNLIDNALKYTPAGGTVHIATGLERADGTGNWQGIAVCDTGYGIPLEDREHLFERHYRGVQAQGEIPGTGLGLAIVRELVEQMHGKIDLISPNEMSQNPALPGTTFIVWLLVAAAR, encoded by the coding sequence ATGTCTCGTTCGCGTCCCCTCTTTATTCCTCCAAGTTCAGAGTTTATTGCCCTCTGTCAGTCTCAAATTGCCTTATTGACTAAAGGACTCAAGGCAGACTGGAGTGCAGTGTATTTGGCTGAGGAAATCTTAGGAAGTGCAGATACTCACTTGATTCCTATTGCAATCTATCCACAGACAGATTCGGTTTGGAAATCTGAGGCTTGTTTGAGCATCTTGCCGGAAGTTTGGAATAGAGTGACTGCATCCGTTCCCTTGCTCTTAGGCTCATCTGTCGATGAAATTAGCCAATCCCATCGCGAAACCGAAATCGATACATCAAAAGCTTTATGGGAGGTTTTCTACCCTGAAGGACAGCATCAAATGGTTTTTCCGTTGATGGACGAAGATAGGGTAATGGGTTTACTGGTGACGGGACGCAAAAAGCGGCAATGGAAAGAAAACGAATTAGGCCAGATCGAGCAAATCGCCAAAACCATAGCACTGGCTTGCTTGTTGGATCGGCGACAAAGTTGGTATCAGCAGCAGTTAAGCCAGCAGTATCGGATTCGTCGCCTAGAGAAAGACAGATTGGATAGTTTGCTCCATCAATTGCGCAATCCTTTAACGGCATTGCGAACCTTTGGCAAGCTGCTACTCAAGCGTCTACTACCGGAAGATCGCAATCAGTCAGTCGTCCAAGGAATTTTACGAGAAAGCGATCGCCTGCGAGAATTGCTGCAAGAATTTGAGGCAGATATAGACGCGACTGCTGACGACACTAATGCGGTGACCCTAGAAACCAATGCTTTGTCTTTACCCGCAGCCGCCTCGGTTGGCGATTCGCCTTCGCTGTTGCTGGGCAATTCTCTGAGTTTGAAAGCAACAAAAGTAAAAGATGTTCTAGAACCGCTATTAGATTCCGCCCGTGCGATCGCACAAGAAAAAGACATTCATCTGAGTGCCGATCTTTGTGCTACTTTACCTCCCGTGCAAGCCAATTCTAAAGCATTACGAGAAGTATTAAGCAATTTAATCGATAATGCCCTCAAATATACTCCCGCAGGCGGAACGGTGCATATTGCCACTGGATTGGAACGGGCCGATGGAACTGGGAATTGGCAGGGAATTGCCGTGTGCGACACGGGTTATGGAATTCCGCTAGAAGATCGAGAACATCTTTTCGAGCGGCACTATCGCGGAGTTCAGGCGCAAGGGGAGATTCCTGGAACGGGGTTGGGACTGGCGATCGTCAGAGAATTAGTCGAACAAATGCATGGCAAAATCGACTTAATCAGTCCCAATGAAATGAGTCAAAATCCGGCTTTACCTGGAACGACTTTTATTGTTTGGCTACTTGTCGCAGCGGCTCGATGA
- a CDS encoding DUF3155 domain-containing protein, producing the protein MARKRKRKSRRRQEGRKILELVPQYSIESGEDKPVTAARKFIQSLGITPPALLVVKRNEHTTDRYFWAEKGLFGAQYVEENHFLFPSLRDLQPQGSKVPIAAGSNR; encoded by the coding sequence TTGGCAAGAAAACGGAAGCGTAAAAGTCGCCGTCGCCAAGAAGGACGTAAAATTCTGGAATTAGTACCCCAGTATAGTATTGAAAGCGGCGAAGATAAACCTGTCACAGCCGCACGCAAATTTATCCAATCGCTAGGAATTACCCCGCCAGCATTGTTGGTTGTCAAACGCAACGAGCATACAACGGATAGATACTTTTGGGCAGAAAAAGGTTTGTTCGGTGCTCAATATGTAGAAGAGAATCATTTTCTCTTTCCGAGTTTGCGCGATCTTCAGCCGCAGGGTAGTAAAGTTCCGATCGCGGCTGGCAGCAACCGCTAA
- a CDS encoding cofactor assembly of complex C subunit B: MTVANNTPILFSTFVLTLLLMVGLFFFIRASVKERTEQIKLMAEESEASLLERLQAYFSGRAYQLAAVDADRHRLVFQGLVRPSWFLAIFLTVLAALGLLCLSLVLSLLYPSLTNLFFCAIALSPVAGVFYWKGAKRLERVYLEVKPLSTEEGAAKTLAIVTAHRDELRQLQQALPWDRWLVTDN; this comes from the coding sequence ATGACTGTCGCAAACAACACTCCTATTTTATTTTCTACCTTTGTGCTGACCTTGTTATTAATGGTTGGCTTATTTTTCTTTATTCGTGCCTCGGTAAAAGAACGAACCGAACAAATCAAACTGATGGCAGAAGAATCCGAAGCCTCTCTCCTCGAACGATTGCAGGCGTATTTTTCCGGGCGCGCCTATCAGCTGGCTGCCGTCGATGCCGACCGCCATCGGCTCGTTTTTCAAGGATTGGTTCGTCCGAGTTGGTTTTTGGCGATTTTTTTAACGGTGTTAGCGGCGTTGGGGTTGCTTTGTTTGTCCCTCGTTCTCTCGCTGCTATACCCCTCCCTAACCAACTTGTTTTTCTGTGCGATCGCACTATCGCCTGTTGCTGGCGTTTTTTACTGGAAGGGAGCCAAACGTCTCGAACGGGTTTATCTAGAAGTCAAACCGCTTTCGACGGAGGAAGGAGCAGCCAAAACTCTCGCGATCGTGACGGCGCATCGAGACGAACTACGCCAACTCCAACAAGCGTTACCATGGGATCGATGGCTGGTTACGGATAATTGA
- a CDS encoding polysaccharide biosynthesis tyrosine autokinase has product MEDKASAQYTLLKAQENGNHIYPQPLLAKPDRDEDEEINLRQLSAIAKYRLRLIASVAIGVTVLTSLWTFTRTPIYEGKFRLLIGKPIDNEEMKTGAENLLKGLGVRNNEIDYDSQIEVLLSPSILNPIVEKIASKYPDDKQDEYDEFVFEEKKKKSPLQIERLEETKILEISFKDKDQEKINYVLDLLADAYLRYSLDERKSEIDQGIEFVKQQLPKLRQQVRLREEQLQQFRQRQSFFNPERQADLLSEQLSSLQRRYLDTRVRINELNSLYQILEKQLGFDPDRAIIASYLSEAPRYQELLKQLQKVEIALAQQSAIYQDSSPVIKNLQEKRNNLLPLLQEEAQKVLGKKLSGIVANSPSLASPSSLRLGLTRQFIETANEREALQIRRNALERQIQSARRRIRQMPLLARQYTELLRELKVETEGLNRFLEQQQNLQIEAAQRVVPWKIIAQPKTGEDPVSPKPVRNIALGLVGGLLLGLGAAFLAERLEPVFHSSEELKKAANLPLLGVIPLQKDLQDIEKTLKFSLPKLQIGNNPIGSLNENGSQSKGYQSSGFLEAFRSLNTNIQLLGGDREFNSLVISSAQAGDGKSTVSTNLAQAAAAMGQRVLVIDADLRRPQVHKRLGIANDRGLSNVLATGLSTQEAIQQVPQWENLFVMTAGDIPPDPLRLLASKRMKQVIEELHHKSTFDLIIYDTPPVLGFADGRILAALTSGIVLVTRINKTDRTALKNCVDQLRLAHVSILGLVANGESSNSSGAFQYGHYYSDR; this is encoded by the coding sequence ATGGAAGACAAAGCTTCCGCGCAATACACCCTACTAAAAGCCCAAGAAAATGGGAATCATATCTATCCCCAACCCTTGCTGGCTAAACCCGATCGCGATGAAGACGAAGAAATCAATCTGCGTCAGTTATCGGCGATCGCTAAATACCGCCTGCGACTGATCGCCTCAGTTGCGATCGGCGTGACAGTTCTTACTAGCTTATGGACTTTTACTCGAACCCCGATCTACGAAGGCAAGTTTCGACTTTTGATTGGAAAGCCAATCGATAACGAGGAAATGAAAACGGGAGCGGAAAATCTGCTCAAGGGTTTAGGGGTTAGAAACAATGAAATAGACTACGATAGTCAAATAGAAGTTTTGCTCAGTCCTAGCATTCTCAATCCGATTGTTGAGAAGATAGCCTCTAAATATCCTGACGATAAACAAGATGAATACGATGAATTTGTCTTTGAAGAAAAGAAAAAGAAATCGCCACTGCAAATCGAACGATTAGAAGAAACCAAAATTTTAGAGATCTCCTTCAAAGACAAAGACCAAGAAAAAATTAATTATGTTTTAGACCTTCTAGCGGATGCTTATCTGCGCTATTCGTTAGACGAACGAAAAAGCGAGATCGACCAAGGAATTGAGTTTGTCAAACAGCAGTTGCCCAAGTTACGCCAGCAAGTTCGGCTAAGAGAAGAACAACTGCAACAGTTTCGACAGCGGCAGAGCTTTTTCAATCCAGAGAGACAAGCCGATCTGTTATCCGAGCAGCTATCTAGCTTGCAAAGAAGGTACTTAGACACTCGGGTCAGAATAAACGAACTCAATTCTTTGTATCAAATTCTGGAAAAACAGCTGGGATTCGATCCCGATCGCGCAATTATAGCGAGTTATCTTAGCGAAGCACCTCGCTATCAAGAATTACTCAAACAACTCCAGAAAGTCGAAATTGCACTCGCCCAACAATCGGCGATTTATCAAGATAGCAGTCCAGTCATTAAGAACCTCCAAGAAAAACGAAACAATTTGCTGCCCCTGCTGCAAGAGGAAGCCCAAAAAGTGTTAGGCAAGAAATTATCTGGAATCGTGGCTAACTCTCCCTCCCTGGCTTCTCCCAGTTCGCTACGGTTAGGACTCACTCGACAGTTTATTGAAACTGCCAACGAACGCGAAGCCTTACAGATCAGGCGCAATGCCCTAGAACGGCAAATCCAGAGCGCAAGACGGAGAATTCGGCAGATGCCTTTATTGGCTCGTCAATATACAGAGCTATTGCGAGAATTGAAGGTAGAAACCGAAGGCTTGAATCGGTTTTTGGAGCAGCAGCAAAATCTCCAGATCGAAGCCGCTCAGCGGGTCGTTCCTTGGAAAATTATTGCTCAGCCAAAAACAGGAGAAGATCCTGTCTCTCCCAAACCCGTCCGAAATATAGCTTTGGGCTTAGTAGGAGGTTTATTATTGGGATTGGGGGCTGCCTTTTTGGCAGAACGCTTAGAACCAGTTTTTCATTCTTCTGAAGAACTTAAAAAAGCAGCTAATCTCCCACTTCTTGGCGTTATCCCCCTACAAAAAGATCTTCAGGATATCGAGAAAACGCTGAAATTCAGTCTGCCCAAGCTACAAATCGGCAATAATCCCATCGGTTCTCTAAATGAGAATGGTTCTCAGTCCAAGGGCTATCAATCATCGGGATTCCTGGAGGCATTTCGTTCGCTCAATACCAATATTCAACTGTTGGGCGGCGATCGCGAGTTTAACTCTTTGGTAATTAGTTCGGCGCAAGCAGGAGACGGAAAATCTACCGTTTCTACCAACTTGGCTCAGGCAGCAGCCGCAATGGGACAGCGCGTACTCGTCATCGATGCCGACCTTCGACGACCTCAAGTCCACAAGCGGCTGGGAATCGCCAACGATCGCGGACTGAGTAACGTTCTCGCAACGGGGTTGTCAACACAAGAAGCGATCCAACAAGTTCCTCAGTGGGAAAATTTATTTGTGATGACGGCTGGGGATATTCCTCCCGATCCGCTCAGGTTACTTGCCTCCAAGCGCATGAAACAAGTGATAGAGGAATTGCACCACAAGAGTACCTTCGATCTGATTATTTACGATACGCCGCCCGTGTTGGGGTTTGCCGACGGTCGGATTTTGGCAGCACTGACCAGTGGCATCGTTTTAGTGACAAGGATAAATAAAACTGACCGCACGGCTTTGAAGAACTGTGTCGATCAATTGAGGCTGGCGCACGTTTCTATCCTGGGTTTAGTCGCCAATGGAGAGAGCAGTAACAGTTCCGGTGCTTTTCAATACGGTCACTACTATAGCGATCGCTAA